The proteins below come from a single Saccharopolyspora sp. SCSIO 74807 genomic window:
- a CDS encoding HAD family hydrolase, producing MNKPDLVASDLDGTLLDPSVRVSERTARTVRAVAADTPFVLVTGRPPRWVPQIVDGLGVAGVAVCSNGAVIYDAEADRVLHSTDIPPERLRDAARELRDALPGCTFAVERSTERARDRVDDQFLAEAGFHRVWPNRDIRVTGADELFDRPAAKLMVLHEQHRGADMAPAVHDVLGSRLCLTCSIGGGPVELSSPGVDKASGLAFVAGELDVEQDAVIGFGDMPNDIPMLDWVGHGVAMRNAHPGVLEVADEITTCNSQDGVAQVLERWWTN from the coding sequence GTGAACAAACCGGATCTTGTCGCATCCGATCTGGACGGCACCCTGCTGGACCCGTCGGTGCGAGTGAGCGAGCGGACCGCGCGCACCGTGCGCGCGGTCGCGGCGGACACCCCTTTCGTACTCGTGACCGGAAGGCCGCCGCGCTGGGTGCCGCAGATCGTGGACGGGCTCGGCGTCGCGGGCGTGGCCGTCTGCTCCAACGGCGCGGTCATCTACGACGCCGAGGCCGACCGCGTGCTGCACAGCACCGACATCCCGCCCGAACGGCTGCGCGACGCGGCACGGGAGCTGCGGGACGCGTTGCCCGGCTGCACGTTCGCGGTGGAGCGCTCCACCGAGCGCGCCCGGGACCGGGTGGACGATCAATTCCTCGCGGAGGCGGGGTTCCACCGCGTGTGGCCGAACCGGGACATCCGGGTGACCGGCGCGGACGAGCTGTTCGACCGGCCCGCGGCGAAGCTGATGGTGCTGCACGAGCAGCACCGGGGCGCGGACATGGCTCCCGCGGTGCACGACGTGCTCGGTTCCCGGCTGTGCCTGACCTGCTCGATCGGAGGCGGTCCGGTCGAGCTGTCCTCGCCGGGGGTGGACAAGGCCAGCGGGCTGGCGTTCGTGGCGGGCGAGCTCGACGTCGAGCAGGATGCGGTGATCGGCTTCGGCGACATGCCCAACGACATTCCGATGCTGGACTGGGTCGGTCACGGCGTCGCCATGCGCAACGCCCATCCCGGTGTGCTGGAGGTGGCCGACGAAATCACCACCTGCAACAGCCAGGACGGCGTCGCGCAGGTCCTGGAGCGCTGGTGGACGAACTGA
- a CDS encoding cupin domain-containing protein, which yields MSDHSDEVHGSRGAAHSRVLTGLGDRIRRLRTTRELPQRDLAGRAELSEEHLAGVEQGDVAPSLAELTRLADALQVALAELFTDEAPGPAAVVLRAEEVPTVEYGDIAVQVLTPRSVIPGMYAARYRLSPTSSGVRPVQHEGHDWLYVLSGQLRIEFEQDAVTLSPGDSVSFSSNVLHRLVAPDAAAEFLAVGATLLGDAGSAA from the coding sequence GTGTCGGATCACTCGGACGAGGTGCACGGATCGCGCGGTGCGGCGCACAGCCGTGTGCTGACCGGGCTCGGCGACCGGATACGCCGCCTGCGCACCACCCGCGAGCTGCCGCAACGGGATCTCGCAGGCCGGGCCGAACTCAGCGAGGAACACCTCGCGGGAGTGGAGCAGGGCGATGTCGCCCCGTCGCTGGCGGAGCTGACCAGGCTGGCGGACGCGCTGCAGGTCGCGCTGGCGGAGTTGTTCACCGACGAGGCCCCCGGCCCGGCCGCGGTCGTGCTGCGCGCCGAGGAGGTGCCGACCGTCGAGTACGGCGACATCGCGGTGCAGGTCCTCACGCCGCGCTCGGTGATCCCCGGGATGTACGCGGCCCGCTACCGGTTGTCGCCGACGAGTTCCGGGGTGCGGCCGGTGCAGCACGAGGGGCACGACTGGTTGTACGTGCTCAGCGGGCAGCTGCGCATCGAGTTCGAGCAGGACGCGGTGACGTTGTCGCCCGGCGACAGCGTCAGCTTCAGCTCGAACGTGCTGCACCGGCTGGTCGCGCCCGATGCGGCCGCGGAATTCCTGGCCGTCGGCGCCACCCTGCTGGGCGATGCCGGTTCCGCTGCTTGA
- a CDS encoding endonuclease → MSEQATARAIIREAGTSYAAQAGFTLTDKPSQLYRLLVLSVLLSTRIKAEIAVSAARELGAFPTARRMREATWQQRVDALGRGSYVRYDESTATALGNGADLLLDKYGGDLRKLRKEAGGDVRRIKELLREVPNLGPVGIDIFCREAQAVWPELRPYFDKKALSGAEKAGLPKDAGRLAELVDAADYARFSAALVRITLEKGLLEEIKAPA, encoded by the coding sequence ATGTCCGAGCAAGCCACGGCTCGCGCGATCATCCGCGAAGCGGGCACGAGCTACGCCGCGCAAGCAGGTTTCACGCTCACCGACAAGCCCTCGCAGCTGTACCGGCTGCTGGTGCTGTCGGTGCTGCTGTCCACCCGCATCAAGGCCGAGATCGCGGTCTCCGCCGCCCGTGAACTCGGCGCGTTCCCCACCGCCCGCCGGATGCGCGAGGCCACCTGGCAGCAGCGCGTCGACGCGCTCGGCCGCGGCAGCTACGTCCGCTACGACGAGAGCACCGCTACCGCGCTCGGCAACGGTGCCGATCTGCTGCTCGACAAGTACGGCGGCGACCTGCGCAAGCTCCGCAAGGAAGCGGGCGGGGACGTGCGCCGGATCAAGGAACTGCTGCGCGAGGTGCCCAACCTCGGCCCGGTCGGCATCGACATCTTCTGCCGCGAAGCGCAGGCGGTGTGGCCGGAACTGCGGCCGTACTTCGACAAGAAGGCACTCTCCGGCGCGGAGAAGGCGGGGCTGCCGAAGGACGCGGGCCGCCTCGCCGAGCTGGTGGACGCCGCGGACTACGCCCGCTTCTCCGCCGCGCTCGTCCGGATCACGCTGGAAAAGGGACTGCTGGAGGAGATCAAGGCCCCGGCCTGA
- a CDS encoding LLM class flavin-dependent oxidoreductase — MRVGIVILPEHRWWAAEPLWRMAEEYGFAHAWTYDHLGWRSLVDKPWFDAVPTLTAAATVTSNIRLGTLVASPNFRHPVHFAREVLALDDVSDGRITLGIGAGGPGFDTTVLGGAQPDAGTRVDRFAEFVELLDKILTQDCTTWYGEHYTAVEARRAPGCVQMPRLPFVIAANGTRSMRLAARFGRGWVTTGPAAEDDLEAWWRGVAELTKRFADTMADEGRDPQRVQRYLSADAAPAYSMRSLEYFREVVGRAEELGFTDVITHWPRTDEPYAGTESTVEDIAAEVLPEL, encoded by the coding sequence GTGCGCGTTGGGATTGTGATACTGCCCGAACACCGGTGGTGGGCCGCGGAACCGCTGTGGCGGATGGCCGAGGAATACGGCTTCGCCCACGCCTGGACCTACGACCACCTCGGCTGGCGATCGCTGGTCGACAAACCCTGGTTCGACGCGGTGCCCACGCTCACCGCAGCGGCCACGGTCACCTCCAACATCCGGTTGGGCACGCTGGTCGCCTCGCCCAACTTCCGGCATCCGGTGCACTTCGCCCGGGAGGTGCTCGCGCTCGACGACGTCTCCGACGGGCGGATCACGCTGGGCATCGGTGCGGGCGGTCCCGGTTTCGACACGACGGTGCTCGGCGGGGCGCAACCGGACGCGGGCACCCGCGTGGACCGGTTCGCGGAATTCGTGGAGCTGCTGGACAAGATCCTCACGCAGGACTGCACCACCTGGTACGGCGAGCACTACACGGCGGTGGAAGCGCGCCGGGCGCCCGGCTGCGTGCAGATGCCGCGGCTGCCGTTCGTGATCGCTGCGAACGGGACGCGCAGCATGCGGCTGGCCGCGCGCTTCGGCCGGGGCTGGGTCACCACCGGCCCGGCCGCGGAGGACGACCTCGAAGCCTGGTGGCGCGGGGTGGCCGAGCTGACCAAGCGGTTCGCGGACACGATGGCCGACGAGGGCCGCGATCCGCAGCGGGTGCAGCGGTACCTGTCCGCGGACGCGGCGCCCGCCTACTCGATGCGCAGCCTCGAGTACTTCCGCGAGGTGGTGGGACGGGCCGAGGAGCTCGGCTTCACCGACGTGATCACGCACTGGCCGCGCACGGACGAGCCGTACGCGGGAACTGAGTCGACCGTGGAGGACATCGCGGCAGAAGTGCTGCCGGAACTGTGA
- the serS gene encoding serine--tRNA ligase has protein sequence MIDLKTLRENPEAVRASQRARGEDAALVDALLSADERRRSAVSRADTLRAEQKQLGKQVGKAQGDEREQLLSRAKDLAAQVKEAEAEQGAADDELLAAQKKVSNVVEPQTPHGGEDDFAVLKHVGTPREFDFDVKDHLELGEGLRAFDMERGAKVSGARFYFLTGVGAQLELALLNMAAAQATAAGFTLVVPPVLVRPEIMDGTGFLGEHSTEVYRLEEDDAYLVGTSEVPLAGYHAGEILELSGGPLRYAGWSTCFRREAGSYGKDTRGIIRVHQFNKLEMFVYCREQESRAEHERLLAWEEEMLTKLELPYRVVDIAAGDLGASAARKFDCEAWVPSQGAYRELTSTSNCTTFQARRLNTRYREAEGPNQFASTLNGTLATTRWIVAILENHQQADGSVLVPEALRPFLGGREVLEPVA, from the coding sequence GTGATCGACCTGAAGACGCTTCGCGAAAACCCGGAGGCCGTGCGCGCTTCGCAGCGCGCCCGCGGTGAGGACGCGGCACTGGTGGACGCTCTGCTCTCCGCCGACGAGCGGCGCAGGTCGGCGGTCTCCCGCGCGGACACGTTGCGGGCCGAGCAGAAGCAGCTCGGCAAGCAGGTCGGCAAGGCCCAGGGCGACGAGCGCGAGCAGCTGCTGTCCCGGGCCAAGGACCTGGCCGCGCAGGTCAAGGAAGCCGAAGCGGAACAGGGCGCGGCCGACGACGAGCTGCTGGCCGCGCAGAAGAAGGTCTCCAACGTCGTCGAGCCGCAGACCCCGCACGGCGGTGAGGACGACTTCGCGGTGCTCAAGCACGTCGGCACCCCGCGCGAATTCGACTTCGACGTCAAGGACCACCTGGAGCTGGGCGAGGGGCTGCGCGCGTTCGACATGGAACGCGGCGCGAAGGTCTCCGGCGCCCGGTTCTACTTCCTCACCGGCGTCGGCGCGCAACTGGAACTGGCGCTGCTGAACATGGCCGCCGCGCAGGCCACCGCGGCCGGGTTCACGCTGGTCGTGCCGCCGGTGCTGGTGCGTCCGGAGATCATGGACGGCACCGGTTTCCTCGGCGAGCACTCGACCGAGGTGTACCGGCTGGAGGAGGACGACGCCTACCTCGTCGGCACCTCGGAGGTCCCGCTGGCCGGCTACCACGCCGGCGAGATCCTGGAGCTGTCCGGCGGCCCGCTGCGCTACGCGGGCTGGTCGACCTGCTTCCGCAGGGAAGCCGGTTCGTACGGCAAGGACACCCGCGGCATCATCCGCGTGCACCAGTTCAACAAGCTGGAGATGTTCGTCTACTGCCGCGAGCAGGAATCCCGGGCCGAGCACGAGCGGCTGCTGGCCTGGGAGGAGGAGATGCTCACCAAGCTCGAGCTGCCGTACCGCGTGGTGGACATCGCCGCCGGTGATCTCGGTGCGAGCGCGGCGCGGAAGTTCGACTGCGAGGCCTGGGTGCCCTCGCAGGGCGCCTACCGCGAGCTGACCTCCACCTCGAACTGCACCACCTTCCAGGCGCGGCGGCTCAACACCCGCTACCGCGAGGCGGAGGGGCCGAACCAGTTCGCTTCGACGTTGAACGGCACGCTGGCCACCACGCGGTGGATCGTGGCGATCTTGGAGAACCACCAGCAGGCGGACGGTTCGGTGCTGGTCCCCGAGGCGCTGCGGCCGTTCCTCGGTGGGCGCGAAGTGCTGGAGCCGGTGGCGTGA